The stretch of DNA TATCAATTGAGAAGGAGATATTAGAATGACTTgactataaaaatttaattagtaatttttcatctcaaaaagcaagaagaataatttttaaataaaaatatatttagatctaacttaattaattagatataaGAAAAATGTCTCGTTTTAACTATCGCCTTAGGCCTCAAAATCTATTGAGCCGGCCctgtgtgtttagatgttaatatgagtttatatgtatttatgagaagttgaaaaatattgtgggtctTGCATGTAAataggtgttgagttgaaaaatgttatgagtcctacgtataaagaggttttgaatttagataaatttaaagatttaagagttaggtatttagatgttaaacacAATTCAAAATTAGACTTAATTCAGTCTAAAGCTCTAAACGAGGTCTAAGACTTAGTTACTGTTTGAGGTGGTAGATTACGTAAGATATTTCTTACTTCCATATGAGTTAAATATGCATCATATGTAGGGAGTATTTTTCTGAGAAATGGAACTCTTAGCAGAAAGGAGAACAAATGGGAAAGGGAAACAGTGCCGTAATAGTGCAAGTTGTCATTATAGGCACAAAACACGGGGGGCAGAGGAGCAGGAACAGAACTTTAACACATGCCAACCTGAAGTACTTCGCTCAATGCTTCCTCAAAAGCCCAGTTTTTTTGTCAGTATTCTTTTACCTGAGCTTCAACCGTCGTAACAACAGGATGTTCATACTGGGAAAATTCAATTTGAAGTTTCATAATGAAAACCAAACATATTATTCAGTGGCAAGAAAACAAACAGAATGCTACAATCCGAATATTTGGGCTATTGGTGTGATTCTTAGGTgcggtttagatagtgaattcggataaaatgattttaaatgaaagttgaaaattaaataaaatattattattattttaaaattttaaaaagttgacttgtttattatatttttattcgagaatttgataaagttgtaatgataagatgacatagaatgaaatacttttactatccaaacggcctTGGTCACATAGATTTCAATTTTGTAAAATAGGTCAAAATGGAAAACGAAACTAAACACTAGTTCCTAAATGTAATTAATAAGTAGTAAGAGTTTCAATTTGAACTGGGTATTCAGCTAAATAAGACATTGTAGAATCCAGCCAAGTATCACGTTTTTACTTGACAAACCAAAGCCCAAAACGAAACTCAATTCCTTCACAAGCGGAGTTTGCTTAATTTTTAATCCAATCATATAAGGCCGAATACTACGAATTGAACAAGGAGATCGGCAAATCCCGGCAGTAATTGAAGGTGATGCACTGACGACGCCCAATTTGTCATCACTGTCACTGCAAGCACAGACTCGACCCCGCACTGGCAAATCTTTCCTATCATTGAAGACATTAAGCAAATTTTTCGCCACAATTAAGAAGGGAAAGTAGCCAAAATTCATCAATCCTAAAATTGATGTCTACATTCAATAGCGCAATAAGCAGCAACCAATCTAGTTTTTGGATGCATACCTACCTATAGATAATCTCATtagatgttttgtttttattgatagCGGAAAGGACCCACCTTGAACATTGTTGTATTCTGATtccttttagaaaaattttatacaccataCTACAATCTCACTTTCATTCCACTAAAcatgatgtgacacatttatcattattaaatgatcatttactgtatgattttttatcatctaatggtaaTGAATGTGCTATATATTACTTAgaatgatcaaaataggatgagagtgtggtgtatagtattactaaaaaaaaaaaaaaagaagaaggaaatcgGATTCTGAACCAAAATTAATAATACCAGATCAAATGtagatattaaaagaaaaaagtgaaatgCAGCATGGACAACCAAAATGGGGAGAACtagggaaaaaaatagagagaaaaacgTGTAAGCTCGAAAGAAGCTGGTCATTGGAACCGACAAGATAATGCTACCCAAATGAAACAAAACTTGGTTTGGATCATTGCATCTACAAAAACATGTTAATGTCAGCAACAATATTAGAACAATAATTGTGTAGGAACCATGAAATCTCGTATTCATCGATGCTTTGATATCACATGAATTGAGGGAAATTGGATTTGTCATCATCATGTGAACAAAATTCATTGATATAAAGGTCCAACATGAGCAACAATGGCTTGATCTTGAGGGTCCAACATGGCAATTATGTGGTCTACTTTGGAATCCGGAGGGCTCTTAATTTCAAGCCTCCTTTTATTTTCCAAAGTGAGTATGGCCCCATAAAGAACTCCTCGGAGAGACCAAATGCAATGTAAAGGAAACAGCTGAGAATGGGACTCACGCGTTATCTTGTCCACAGCACAACAAAACAGGTCATATGATATGCCATCTTGTCTAGTTTGATCCAATCGTCCGAACAGTTCGACTAATTTCAAAATTCTGTTCAAAGAGAAATGTTGTTTTTCACACTAACTGatgtatcatatttttatctatACATGTCAATTCAACTTATTCTACTAATTATCAATCTTTGTAGTTTGATCCCTACAACTTGATTAACAAGATCatgttggtgtatttggttttccatcttttaaattttctcCAAAACTAAAAGAAGCAACAGACCAGATTGTTGATTGTAATCCTAATCCGGTCCTTCTATTATTGAGCATTCTAGACTCGTGTTAAGTAGTAAGTACTACGTAATTACCAATTAATTGTGCAAGTTTCAAAATTTCCTCGGACCTACCCAAAAGAAAAGTTCCAAAATATATACCAGAATATTccaaatcattaaaatttaagattattacaaaataagaaaaaatctttcAAGTTTGCGCACTAAACTGCGTACCGATACTAACATGTAAGGCATCTGTTTAATAAAACTATACGAAATGAAGTCGGAAATCATTTTCGTGAGACAAAagattttcttctctcaaaatttttttttttttttttcttttcaataaaaaaaatcatatcaatgtTGATATGCAGTTTGATGCGCTCGTATCCAGCAAGGCTCTTATCGTAACTAGCAAGGCTATTACGACTATCCGTGAACCTTCGGGCAGCTGTGTAAACTCCCATAAAAACACGCTTTCAGATGGTTTCAAGTTTCCACATCCTCTGCAATTTGCCACCAGGCAGATAGGCATTTCTGACATCTCTTTAGAGAATACATGATCCTTCCACACACTCCAAGAAGTGCCTGAAAACTGTAATTTCCGAATAAAATAGCATTTTTAaggaagaatgaaataaaataagaaagaaaagattctCACACAACATAACAAGAGGGCATTGAtcaagaaattataattttgttccTATTCTTTCATTACAACATAAAcccataaataattattaatatggaCACACTTTGAACGAATCATACATACTCTTAATACATAGAAAAATTCGATTACAGGGGAGAGTCcaaaaaaatgtttcatctccCGATGGATTTTACTTCTCCTAATTCAGAATATAACagaataaatgaatatttgGTCACTGTCAGCAAAGTCTTTGAATGGACAAAAGAatgatttctttcttcttcttcttcttttttcagtaGAAGCTCCATAGACGAATATCGCTTTCTTCGTACAGATAATTAAACATTGGTGGATCAAACAAGGAATCATTAAGCAGTTGATCAAGGAATTTTGGTGATTGCAGGTCTTCCAAGTTGTGCCAGGCCGATTCCGTCACAGCCGTTGGCTCATTGATCTGATCAAAGGATGGCATTAGAGAGACATCATCATCGAGCTGATCGGATGGTGATGAGGACATGGCTGAAGACGAgactgatgatgatgaggaaggaggaggaggaggaggaggaggaagacgAGGAGGGGATGGTGGGGTGGCAGCATCGGCTACAAAACTGTTTGCAGCTGCTGCAGCCATTCTTTGTATGGATTTGGGTGACAAAATACTATTGGTATCTTGAGGAATGTAATGAGAGGAGGAAGTGATGGGGAAGTTGAGATTGGCTTTGGAGCCTTTGAGGCATAGAAGTGCAGCATCATAGGCTCTGGCTGCTGCTTCTGGTGTGGAATAAGATCCTAGCCATATTCTTGTTTTTTGATTTGGTGCCCTTATCTCAGATACCCAAG from Juglans microcarpa x Juglans regia isolate MS1-56 chromosome 3S, Jm3101_v1.0, whole genome shotgun sequence encodes:
- the LOC121258530 gene encoding ethylene-responsive transcription factor ERF014-like, whose amino-acid sequence is MVKTEQKNSLEPSKPMPSISASASASIKKKYKGVRMRSWGSWVSEIRAPNQKTRIWLGSYSTPEAAARAYDAALLCLKGSKANLNFPITSSSHYIPQDTNSILSPKSIQRMAAAAANSFVADAATPPSPPRLPPPPPPPPSSSSSVSSSAMSSSPSDQLDDDVSLMPSFDQINEPTAVTESAWHNLEDLQSPKFLDQLLNDSLFDPPMFNYLYEESDIRLWSFY